A window of the Citrus sinensis cultivar Valencia sweet orange chromosome 9, DVS_A1.0, whole genome shotgun sequence genome harbors these coding sequences:
- the LOC102621706 gene encoding 3-deoxy-manno-octulosonate cytidylyltransferase, mitochondrial yields MSSKSICSPSESSSSTKSWIVHGIVAGAAIAVAVGARAYLGRSKNFRSRVVGIIPARFASSRFEGKPLVNILGKPMIQRTWERSKLATTLDHLVVATDDEKIAECCQQFGADVIMTSESCRNGTERCNEALQKLEKKYDIVVNIQGDEPLIEPEIIDGVVKALQAAPDAVFSTAVTSLKPEDAFDPNRVKCVVDNHGYAIYFSRGLIPYNKSGKVNPQFPYLLHLGIQSYDSNFLKIYPGLHPTPLQLEEDLEQLKVLENGYKMKVIKVDHEAHGVDAPEDVEKIESFMRERNLS; encoded by the exons ATGAGCTCAAAATCAATATGTTCGCCGTCCGAATCTTCTTCCTCAACAAAGTCGTGGATCGTGCACGGCATTGTAGCCGGAGCAGCAATTGCTGTTGCCGTCGGTGCGCGCGCCTATCTGGGTCGATCGAAGAACTTTCGGAGCCGGGTCGTGGGTATCATACCCGCCCGTTTCGCTTCTTCTCGCTTCGAGGGCAAACCCCTTGTTAATATCCTCGGTAAACCTATGATCCAG AGAACATGGGAAAGGTCCAAACTGGCAACCACATTGGATCACCTGG TTGTGGCAACGGATGATGAGAAGATTGCAGAATGCTGCCAACAATTTGGTGCTGATGTGATAATGACTTCAGAATCTTGCCGAAATG GTACTGAAAGATGCAACGAAGCATTACAAAAGCTGGAGAAGAAGTACGATATTGTTGTCAATATTCAGGGAGATGAACCTCTTATTGAACCAGAGATTATAGATGGTGTTGTGAAAGCTCTGCAG GCAGCCCCAGATGCAGTGTTCAGTACTGCTGTGACATCTTTAAAACCTGAAGATGCATTTGATCCAAATCGGGTGAAATGTGTTGTGGATAATCATGGTTATGCCATATATTTTTCAAGGGGATTAATTCCATATAACAA GTCAGGAAAAGTCAATCCACAATTTCCATATTTGCTTCATCTTGGAATTCAG AGCTATGACTCAAACTTCCTGAAGATATATCCAGGCCTTCATCCTACTCCCCTACAACTAGAAGAGGATCTAGAACAGCTGAAAGTCCTTGAGAATGGCTATAAGATGAAG gttaTAAAGGTAGACCATGAAGCTCACGGTGTTGATGCTCCAGAAGACGTTGAGAAGATAGAATCATTTATGCGTGAGAGAAACTTGTCCTAG